From Mycolicibacterium nivoides, a single genomic window includes:
- a CDS encoding ABC transporter substrate-binding protein: protein MIKRWKTMAAVSAAAALLLSACGGSDSGSGTPSAAPTDKVLHLSFLQDPGQPPDPDIYYAGQGLLLTTNIYEGLLQYKAGTDKPVLEPLLATEWKVSPDNRVFDFKLREGVKFHDGTPFTAEAVKASFDRRLAVNQGPAYMVKDVESVTPHGDYDVTVTLKAPNAAFLDYLACAYGPRMLSPQGLQQNAGSDHAQSYLTNHDLGTGPYTLTAAEVGSRYALASFPEYWGAKPYFEKVEMPVITDVSAQQLQFNNGQLAAILHDLPSSAVQSYLDNKAFANYSLPTMMSNYLYVNPHKGMMTDAKNRTAVLQAINVDELVKQTYFGRGDVAGQIYPPNMMASDFANQDVAHDPSVLSGIAGGLPADQKAITIGYDSSNPDNQLVSNLLQTQLAAAGLTAKVQAYPTSEIYGWVGTDGQSAPEIFTALAWPDAPSPYTWGHISWDPDGGLNYLGCSAPPVTDALASGLPTGDSAVFSRAGLEAVKTGCWLNIADVNDFMVAQPWLKGVEQSHVVTNPNSLRLAALSVG from the coding sequence ATGATCAAGCGATGGAAGACCATGGCCGCCGTGAGTGCGGCGGCGGCATTGCTGCTGAGCGCCTGCGGAGGTTCGGATTCCGGGAGCGGCACACCCAGCGCGGCGCCGACCGACAAGGTGCTGCACCTGTCGTTCCTGCAGGACCCGGGCCAGCCGCCCGACCCTGACATCTACTACGCCGGCCAGGGTCTGCTGCTGACCACGAATATCTACGAGGGCCTGCTGCAGTACAAGGCGGGGACCGACAAGCCCGTGCTGGAACCTCTGCTGGCCACCGAGTGGAAGGTGTCGCCGGACAACAGGGTCTTCGATTTCAAACTGCGCGAAGGCGTCAAGTTCCATGACGGCACCCCGTTCACCGCGGAAGCTGTCAAGGCGTCCTTCGATCGCAGACTGGCGGTCAACCAGGGGCCGGCCTACATGGTCAAGGACGTGGAATCGGTTACCCCACACGGTGATTACGACGTCACCGTCACCCTGAAGGCGCCCAACGCGGCGTTTCTCGACTATCTCGCGTGCGCGTACGGGCCCAGGATGCTGAGTCCTCAGGGACTCCAGCAGAACGCGGGCTCCGATCACGCACAGAGCTACCTGACCAACCACGATCTGGGGACCGGCCCGTACACGCTCACCGCGGCCGAGGTCGGATCGCGCTACGCGTTGGCGTCATTCCCGGAGTATTGGGGCGCCAAGCCGTACTTCGAGAAGGTCGAGATGCCGGTGATCACCGACGTTTCGGCGCAACAGCTCCAGTTCAACAACGGGCAGCTTGCCGCGATCCTGCATGACCTGCCCTCGTCAGCGGTCCAGTCCTATTTGGACAACAAGGCATTCGCGAACTACTCGCTGCCGACCATGATGTCGAACTACCTGTACGTGAACCCGCACAAGGGCATGATGACCGATGCGAAGAACCGCACCGCGGTGCTGCAGGCGATCAACGTCGACGAGCTGGTCAAGCAGACGTACTTCGGGCGCGGCGATGTGGCCGGACAGATCTATCCGCCCAACATGATGGCCTCGGACTTCGCCAATCAGGATGTGGCTCACGATCCGTCGGTGCTCAGCGGCATCGCAGGGGGACTGCCCGCCGACCAGAAAGCCATCACGATCGGCTATGACTCGAGTAATCCCGACAATCAGCTGGTCAGCAATCTGCTCCAGACACAGCTTGCCGCTGCGGGATTGACCGCAAAGGTTCAGGCCTACCCGACGTCAGAAATCTACGGCTGGGTCGGTACCGACGGTCAGTCGGCTCCGGAGATCTTCACCGCCCTGGCCTGGCCGGACGCGCCCTCGCCGTACACCTGGGGGCACATCTCGTGGGATCCCGACGGCGGGCTGAACTACCTGGGCTGTTCGGCACCACCGGTCACCGATGCGTTGGCCAGTGGCTTGCCCACCGGTGACTCCGCGGTGTTCTCGCGGGCCGGGCTGGAAGCTGTGAAGACCGGCTGCTGGCTCAACATCGCCGACGTCAACGACTTCATGGTGGCCCAGCCCTGGCTCAAAGGTGTCGAACAGTCCCACGTGGTGACCAACCCCAACTCCCTGCGGCTCGCCGCGCTGTCGGTGGGCTGA
- a CDS encoding N-acyl homoserine lactonase family protein: protein MATLVRKSGVRHIILLTLGWEELPKSVSVYGAPAAERMREPVPGVLLQTDGGWVLLDTGFNTALVRDPALYRRFFPTVEYRPVLPGPGEPIEQRLAEVGVDFDDIHTVAVSHLHHDHAGGLKLFAGKVPVHAQRRELEYGLSNHPEPERNAIVRVDFDDPNIDWRLADGEATIAPGISAIPTYGHTPGHQSFAVELDESVGGGGFVFAFDAADLTENIEHELPIGGFIDVEPEETVEPIRKLKKLARDKRYQLIPGHDPEVWPGLTEHFHERFGPVTSEAHHG, encoded by the coding sequence ATGGCGACGCTGGTCCGCAAGAGCGGAGTCCGCCACATCATCCTGCTCACCCTGGGTTGGGAGGAACTTCCGAAATCGGTGTCGGTGTACGGGGCCCCGGCCGCGGAGCGCATGCGCGAACCCGTTCCGGGCGTGTTGCTCCAGACCGATGGGGGCTGGGTGCTGCTCGACACGGGATTCAACACCGCGCTCGTGCGTGACCCCGCGTTGTACCGGCGGTTCTTCCCGACGGTGGAATACCGACCGGTGCTACCGGGGCCCGGCGAGCCGATCGAGCAGCGGCTCGCCGAGGTCGGGGTGGACTTCGACGACATCCACACCGTGGCGGTGAGCCATCTGCACCACGACCATGCCGGCGGGCTCAAGCTGTTCGCAGGCAAGGTCCCGGTGCACGCCCAGCGCCGCGAGCTCGAATACGGTCTGTCGAACCACCCTGAGCCGGAACGCAATGCGATCGTCCGGGTGGACTTCGACGATCCGAACATCGACTGGCGGCTGGCCGACGGCGAGGCCACGATCGCCCCCGGCATCTCCGCGATCCCGACGTACGGACACACGCCAGGGCATCAGAGTTTCGCGGTGGAGCTCGACGAGTCCGTCGGCGGAGGCGGGTTCGTGTTCGCGTTCGATGCCGCGGATCTGACCGAGAACATCGAGCACGAGCTCCCGATCGGCGGGTTCATCGACGTCGAGCCCGAGGAAACGGTCGAACCGATCCGCAAGCTCAAGAAGCTGGCGCGCGACAAGCGATATCAGTTGATTCCCGGCCATGACCCGGAGGTGTGGCCGGGCCTGACCGAGCACTTCCACGAGCGCTTCGGGCC
- a CDS encoding ABC transporter permease — MAIAVAFPTLADGRTRLRLSWSWPRSTVLNWAGFSMVIVLTMLVIAVPLIAPHDPLTPVGMPLQAPGKNGFLLGTDSVGRDILSRVLYGARSSWFAALVVVAVGLAIGGLVGLIAGASGGWIDSLLMRITDAFLSLPAPVLAIAVVAALGPSFVHTLIAVSIVWWPFYARLVRGEVARMAARPHVEAAKLAGVSRFRLATRHLLPGAVPNALVAASLDLGTLILTVAALSFLGLGQAAPAPELGADSARNLSYFLQQWWIPVMPGLGVLVLALVGNIAGDCLRNLMKNR, encoded by the coding sequence ATGGCGATAGCCGTTGCGTTCCCCACGCTGGCCGACGGGCGGACCCGCCTGCGGTTGTCGTGGTCGTGGCCACGGTCCACGGTGCTCAACTGGGCCGGATTCTCGATGGTGATCGTGTTGACGATGCTCGTCATCGCGGTGCCGCTGATCGCCCCGCACGACCCGCTCACACCGGTGGGGATGCCGCTGCAAGCGCCGGGAAAGAACGGGTTCTTGCTCGGCACCGACAGCGTCGGCCGCGACATCCTGTCCCGCGTTCTCTACGGCGCGCGGTCCAGCTGGTTCGCGGCGCTGGTCGTGGTCGCCGTCGGCCTGGCGATCGGCGGGCTCGTCGGCCTGATCGCCGGCGCGTCGGGAGGCTGGATCGACTCCCTGTTGATGCGCATCACCGACGCGTTCCTGTCCTTGCCCGCCCCGGTGCTCGCGATCGCCGTGGTCGCCGCGCTCGGACCGAGTTTCGTGCACACCCTGATCGCGGTGTCGATCGTCTGGTGGCCGTTCTACGCCAGACTGGTACGCGGCGAGGTTGCGCGCATGGCCGCCCGCCCACACGTCGAGGCCGCCAAACTGGCTGGGGTGAGCCGGTTCCGGCTCGCGACGCGCCACCTGCTTCCGGGTGCGGTGCCGAATGCCCTCGTCGCCGCCAGCCTGGATCTGGGCACCCTGATCCTCACCGTGGCCGCACTGTCGTTCCTCGGGCTCGGGCAGGCCGCGCCTGCGCCTGAGCTGGGTGCCGACTCGGCCCGAAACCTCAGCTATTTCCTGCAGCAGTGGTGGATCCCGGTGATGCCGGGTCTCGGTGTCCTGGTTCTGGCGCTCGTCGGAAACATCGCCGGGGACTGCCTGCGCAACCTGATGAAGAACCGGTGA
- a CDS encoding cysteine hydrolase family protein has protein sequence MPKQPLIVGNPVLVVVDIQEGGAMSAQDAGIPVMPGHAERVAVAEKLLAAARAADVPVVFFQEVHRPSGIDFGRELDGTEGVHCVEGQPGTDLEPTLRPLPDEFHIVKRRYSGFIGTDFEIVLSGLKASTLILIGGLTDVCVHYTFADAHQRDFYVRVVTDCVGGSSQYRHDAALDAMEYLQTGALRTSDEILAAFSELATSQPLLEGAAR, from the coding sequence GTGCCCAAACAGCCACTCATCGTGGGTAATCCAGTTCTTGTCGTGGTCGACATACAGGAGGGCGGTGCAATGTCGGCGCAGGACGCCGGGATTCCGGTGATGCCCGGTCATGCCGAGCGCGTCGCCGTCGCCGAGAAGCTGCTCGCCGCAGCGCGTGCGGCGGATGTACCGGTGGTGTTCTTCCAGGAGGTGCACCGGCCCAGCGGCATCGACTTCGGCCGCGAGCTCGACGGCACCGAGGGCGTCCACTGCGTCGAGGGTCAGCCCGGCACCGACCTGGAACCCACCCTGCGGCCGCTGCCCGACGAGTTCCACATCGTGAAGCGGCGTTACTCCGGTTTCATCGGAACGGATTTCGAGATCGTGCTGTCAGGCCTCAAGGCCTCGACGCTCATCCTCATCGGCGGACTCACCGACGTGTGTGTGCACTACACCTTCGCCGATGCGCATCAGCGTGACTTCTACGTCCGCGTCGTCACCGACTGCGTGGGCGGGTCGTCGCAGTACCGGCACGATGCCGCGCTCGATGCCATGGAGTACCTGCAGACCGGTGCACTACGAACCTCCGACGAGATCCTCGCCGCCTTCTCCGAACTCGCCACGTCCCAACCCCTTCTCGAAGGAGCCGCCCGATGA
- a CDS encoding ABC transporter permease has protein sequence MKTFVASRLSAMVAILIALTGVMFVLQHVSPLDPVKAQLGAQASAQAVAARREELGLNQPVLVQFWHYLTNAVTGDLGTSYRTRHPVLSDLGSFLPATLELAMFGIAIALVLAALLAFSTTLKWPGAQVLRAVLFTGAAAPMFLLGILGLIVFYQNLGWVPANGRIAVANPPTGPTGLLTVDGLVHGRFDVVVDAVQHLMLPALVIAIGPAVAIGRVLRSSLMTDIDSDYARTARAKGLSEGRIMTRHVLRNSVGSALSMTGLQVGLMFSGVLVVEQVFGWPGIGQYIAQSIPVADFPAIAGVTLMLGALYVVINTAVDLLQAAADPRIAVIGG, from the coding sequence GTGAAGACTTTCGTTGCTTCCCGCCTGAGTGCGATGGTGGCGATCCTGATCGCCCTTACCGGAGTGATGTTCGTTCTCCAGCACGTCTCGCCGCTGGACCCCGTGAAGGCGCAGTTGGGCGCGCAGGCTTCGGCGCAAGCGGTCGCCGCCAGGCGCGAGGAACTCGGTTTGAACCAGCCGGTGCTCGTACAGTTCTGGCACTACCTGACCAATGCGGTGACCGGTGATCTGGGAACCTCCTACCGCACCCGTCACCCCGTGTTGTCGGACCTCGGCAGCTTCCTGCCTGCCACCTTGGAACTCGCGATGTTCGGGATCGCCATCGCACTGGTGCTGGCGGCCCTGCTGGCATTCAGCACCACGTTGAAGTGGCCTGGTGCCCAGGTACTTCGGGCGGTCTTGTTCACCGGCGCGGCGGCACCGATGTTCCTGCTCGGCATCCTCGGGCTGATCGTGTTCTACCAGAACCTGGGGTGGGTTCCGGCCAATGGGCGTATCGCGGTGGCGAATCCACCCACCGGGCCGACGGGCCTGCTCACCGTCGACGGACTTGTGCACGGCCGCTTCGACGTGGTGGTCGATGCCGTGCAGCACCTGATGCTGCCCGCCCTCGTGATCGCGATCGGGCCCGCTGTGGCGATCGGGCGGGTGCTGCGCAGCAGCCTGATGACCGATATCGACAGCGACTACGCGCGGACAGCCCGGGCCAAGGGGTTGTCCGAGGGCCGGATCATGACGCGCCACGTGCTGCGCAACTCGGTCGGGTCTGCTTTGTCGATGACCGGTCTTCAAGTGGGCCTGATGTTCTCGGGCGTGCTCGTTGTGGAGCAGGTGTTCGGGTGGCCCGGCATCGGCCAGTACATCGCGCAGAGCATCCCGGTCGCCGACTTCCCGGCCATCGCCGGCGTCACCTTGATGTTGGGTGCGCTCTATGTAGTCATCAACACCGCCGTGGACCTGCTCCAGGCGGCAGCCGATCCCCGTATCGCAGTTATAGGAGGTTAG